One window from the genome of Montipora foliosa isolate CH-2021 chromosome 5, ASM3666993v2, whole genome shotgun sequence encodes:
- the LOC138003539 gene encoding EGF-like repeat and discoidin I-like domain-containing protein 3 produces MKPFGCTTFLKASMLILIIVPSYAVATEKKADKAISRGEPNIGVSFVNFKEDKFSYLNITILGYSHVEWMPQCSFACLETVTCFSFNLAAYPNINGKLLCELLPSDKYNNSDKFMSNESFHHFSIASTCSGWPCKNNGTCLPLYEENSYKCFCKAGFTGRHCENDIDECSSENQCHVNATCANTVGSYNCTCKKGYEGDGRNCSACVFAFDSQLNASSQWDSNHAPSQGKLNYQETREKAGAWVARENNFNQWLQVDLGSQKRVRTLATQGRNCVPYWPGGCRSQWVTKYKLQYSNEGEIFQYYQEQGVVKEFAGNIDRDTEVHHDLNPLISARYFRFRPTGWHGHISMRVGLFGCPDR; encoded by the exons ATGAAACCCTTTGGCTGTACGACATTTCTGAAAGCTTCTATGCTTATACTAATAATTGTCCCCTCATATGCAGTTGCTACAG AGAAAAAAGCCGACAAAGCTATCAGTCGCGGTGAACCTAACATTGGTGTAAGTTTCGTAAACTTTAAAGAAGACAAATTCTCCTACTTGAATATCACCATTCTTGGGTATAGTCACGTTGAATGGATGCCCCAGTGCTCCTTTGCCTGCTTGGAAACTGtgacatgtttttcattcaacctgGCTGCATACCCGAACATCAACGGTAAACTGCTTTGTGAACTCCTCCCTTCGGACAAGTACAACAACTCGGACAAATTCATGTCCAACGAATCCTTTCACCACTTCAGCATCGCG TCAACATGTAGTGGTTGGCCTTGTAAGAACAATGGAACGTGTCTGCCATTGTACGAAGAGAACAGCTACAAGTGTTTCTGCAAAGCGGGATTCACCGGACGACACTGCGAAAACG acattgacgagtgttcatctgaaaacCAGTGCCACGTGAATGCCACCTGTGCGAATACCGtaggatcttacaattgcacttgcaaaaaaggCTATGAAGGAGacggaagaaactgctcag catgTGTGTTCGCTTTTGACTCACAACTCAATGCTTCTTCACAATGGGACAGCAATCACGCTCCCAGCCAAGGAAAACTAAACTATCAAGAAACCCGAGAAAAGGCAGGGGCTTGGGTAGCTcgtgaaaataattttaatcaaTGGCTGCAAGTAGATCTGGGAAGTCAGAAAAGGGTACGAACCTTAGCAACGCAGGGAAGAAACTGCGTCCCTTATTGGCCTGGTGGATGCCGTTCTCAGTGGGTGACCAAGTACAAGCTGCAGTACAGTAACGAGGGGGAAATTTTCCAGTACTACCAGGAGCAAGGAGTAGTGAAg GAGTTTGCTGGAAACATAGACAGGGACACTGAAGTTCATCATGATCTCAACCCACTAATCAGTGCACGTTACTTCCGGTTCCGGCCGACAGGTTGGCATGGACACATATCAATGAGGGTGGGACTCTTTGGTTGCCCAG aCCGCTGA